The genomic segment CATCATGTTCTCATGGCTTCACAGACCGCAGGATTTCCAAAAAAAATGTGCGTTTTGGGTGAAAGACAAAAAAGAAAAGTAAATTGGCAGCACATTCAACAGAACGACAAAAATAAaccagcaaaataaataacaatagaaCATTGTACCATACAACGTGCTCCGTTAACTTTCGCAATGGCGCTGCATACAAAGGAAGTGGTTTAGCAATGTAGACCTGATGCTACAAAATTACTGTTAGAACAAAAAAGGCTGTTTTTTGTGTTCCTCGCAATATGCATCCACTGCCTGTGATTTGAGTGGACacgttagttaatagttagtggTAGGAAACCTGTTTAGGAGccatttcttttctttttttgtggCAGTGTAGCGGCAGTGGCAGTTGTTGTGGCAGTGTAGTGATGCAGTCCTTCATGTACATTCGATAAATCGGCTTTCTTGGCTCTTTCATTAAATACACAAATAAACAGTCTAGTCAAATGGAACCTCGTCTCCAAAGTATTTACAGCACAATATAATACACTTTATTATATAAGAGCAGTGAGTCATGTTAATCGGTCTGCCCTTTGATTCACAAAGGCTGGTATCGTACCAGAAAACGGTGTCCATTTAGTTGAGTTACCACATCAGTCCACACACAGTGCTGCAGTTAGCCGTGTTCATGTAAAACCCCATGGCTCAAGAGTGACCATGTAAAGGCTACATTGTTCTCAGGTAGAGTGGATATGGTATGTCAATAGTTAGGGTGAGATGTGGTTGACTGTGCTCAGATAGGGGTGTTGGGAAGATGCCCATTGGAGCCCCTCGGCGTGCCGTTGCACACAACCCCGTTGGCTTGGCCGTTGTGTGCCATCTGCCCATTCCGCATGCCATTGCTGCATGGCGACTGACCGCCCCGAAGGGCCTCCCGCTCCTGAGGGCCGCCCCTCTCCGAGTCCCTCCCTGGGGTGTTGGTCTGGGGCGCCGTCCTGCTGCGGCAGCGCTGCCTCACGCTATACAGCGCCATAGTTAGCAGAACACTAACGCAGCACGCTAGCAGTACAGACACCACCACCAGCTCCTTCAGGTAGGTTTGCCCCAGCAGCAGCTTCTCCCCTCCCTGCCACTCCGCCTCAGTCTCAGTCTCCCCCGACTGCGCCACCCAGAAAGTAAAGTTCCTGCTGGTCCGCCTCGTGGTGACCGGAGTCTCCCTTGCTGGCGCGGTGGGCTCTGGCTTGGTCTGCTTGGGCCCAGTCAAGTGCGGAGTGAGCCATCCTCCTGAACCGGCCTGGGTGGTTGGGGGGAGGGCTGGGCTCTGGGGGCGTGTGGTCATCATGCCAGGGGCAGCGGCCTGAGGGGTGGGGCTGCTCTTCTGCTTTACCTGGTAGATGGCCAGGTTCTGCTGGAAGCCGTTCTCTGTGGAGAGACACAGGTAGTGGCCCAGGGTGGCGGGCGTGGCCAGGAAGTGCAGGCTTCCATCCTCCAGCTGCAGGTAGAGGTCTGGGGAGAGGCGGCTGTTGGGTCGCTCCCAGTGGCGGTGGGCCAGGCTCGAGGCCTCTGGGCACTGCAGTCGCACCACCTCATTCAGGGACACAGACACCAGCTCACCTACGGGAAAGGAGTCTAACAGAAATCAGGAGTCACTGACTGAGGCCCAAGCTTCGACTGAGCCGGATGCTAGTTATGGCAGTTGGCGGCTAAGCTAGCGGCTAGCCCACAAGCAAAGgcttgagcacacacacactgcatgtttCGTCACAATATTGTTCTGAATGTTCGTTCTGGATTGATGCCCGACTGAGCATTCTACTCAATGCATCCTCAATGAGCGCTGATTAAGATTTCATCAAAAGAGCATTACGGTGGCTTCGAAATACTATGACATTCATaaggaggcaaataattagtaggaaaatcTTTTGTCATCATTTTGTTGtcaccagattgactttagatgcagtataacactagttagctagctaagatcGAGGGGATCGAGGCCAccggattttagctagctaatgttagcattgttagctatttttgacaaactttgctagctaatgacaacattgtCATCTGACTAAAGTACATTTGACGACATGATAACACTGGCAAATGTCATCATATTTTCAGGCACTAAAGTGTAATTTAGACAAAATAGTAGTTAGCCTCCATCCAGAATGGCTGGGCTTAACACCACTTTAGGGCACCACCATGTTGGTGCAACCTATGAATACTATACTATCTAGCTATACTAGTCTGACGGGATAAGGATAAGTATGAAGATGGTGTGATTCTCACCTGCTTTTCCTTTGTTCAGTCCAAATCTGAATTTGGGCATGGGCGAAGCACACGCCTCCTGCACATTCCCTCCTTCCACATCCTGGCCTCTGTAGAAGACGAGATAAACACTCAGTTTGTGTGGGTATATTTGTTTACGTGTGAGTTTGTGTGATTTATTCTGTGTGTCAGTCCATGCAAAGTTTCTGTTTACATTCTGGTTAACGCTATAATGATGCATAAAacgtacttaaaaaaaaatatatacattattCCCTGTATCAGGGATAGTGTAGCGTACACAGACGTTTTGGCATTGCAGCCTTCTTCACTGTGTAGGTACCaattattgtattattttttagattgggattacgatcttgtctcatcgctgcaactccccaacggtctcgggggaggtgaaggtcgagtcttGCACCCTccgggatcgaaccccaggctgtagtgacaccgcaacactgcgatgcagtgccttaaaccgctgcgccactcgttaGGCCATACAAATCTTTTTTGAATTAAAAAGATTTGTACCTACAAACTGAAGAAGGCTGCAAAGCCGAAACGTCTGTGTACActatccctgatgcagtgaatattattattttttatatatataaaaaaatgaagtAAGCTTTATGCGTCATCTTTGAGTGCGGACCCATCACACTTTTTTGCTTTTCTGAATTCACAGGTTTTAAGCACCAACTAAACTTCTCGGAGAGTGCAAAGGGCTCTATaatgtaaaattaaaaaaatataaaaataaataaggaCCCAATAAAAGTATGTACTCTACCTACACCCTAAATATATACCCATTAACTGTTATTCTGTTTATTCATAAATATTATGGGCCAGTTTAAGGGACACATTAAGCCTACTCCTATACTAAGAAGCATGTTCAATGGATATTATCCATTTAAAGTGCTTTTTAGTTGAGGAATAGTCTCATCTGTGCAGGGAATACAGCCCTGAAGGAAATAAATCAATTCCACAAAATCAAATGCAATGGCCTTGTTCCAAAAGTAATTTTTAACACCCAGCTCTATGCAAGTATCATATTATACTTGCCATGGTACATTCTATAAATCCATTCTATGGGTGTTGTGCCTGCTGGGTGGAGTGGCTGTAATGTAACATGATGGGGTGTGACACTCACACGTTGTCCTGGATGCTGTTGGCGTGGGTACAGACTTTGACGGAGGGGTCCCAGCCACAGAAAGGATCCCGGGACAGCACACACTCGGCACAGCTCCAGTagtaggagcagttggaggccggGACCCTCACCACGCCTTCTGATGAGCCCACAAACACCACACCCTGTGGGGGTGAAGGATAGCGTTAGTGCTAATTCGCTAATGTTACTGTACATGGGCGATAAGGACAGAACCATGTTAGCATTAGCATACACTTAATGACCAATGGCACAAACTGATGATTGGGTAGTAATTACGAGAATAATGAATTGAAACTAATCTTGACCATCTTGGTTAAACCAAGGCGCTCTCAACACTGGGGTTGTGGGTATGGGGTATGGGTCACGTACTGAATATAACCCCTTCAACTGatagttgctttggataaaagtgtccgCTAAATGACCATATTTTAGTTCAGTCAGAGAACAAAGATTCTCTGCGACATGGTGTGACCTTACTTGACATGATGTCCTAAATAACTTGAGTTCTACGGCCAGCCATACTGAACCAGAACTAAAATGAACTGTGCACACCTTTAATACATTTGTCACACTGGAGAGCTGCGTTGTGAAATACACACCCCATACAGACAGCTTGCCAGCTTATTTCACTCGCTCGCTCTCGTGCAGCAGATCCGAGAGAGAGGGCTTATCAGGGCTAAAACCATGGCCTTCTCTACTGTCATGCTGCCTCGGACACATAGTCCTGCAAAACCTTAACTTCTGTTACTTTAGCCTACACTATGGTGTTCAGTGTACACTTAATAGTTCAACGGTCCCAAAAATTCAACAATTTGTATTCGTCATTGGTATTTCATTATGTGTGAAGGCTGTTGGATAAACTTAGAAATATTATATGCAGTGGTAATacaaatgtttcacagagtttcTGCATGTGCAATTGACTTTGTGTCTATTCCGTGCTAACCAACCACCTCGCACTTCACAGACGGCATGAAGCCAGCAAGTGACACGGACTCCACAGGCCATGTCCATCTGTCAGTCTACAGCAGATGTGACGTGATTGGTCGAGACCTCTGGGCATGCTGGTGAGGTTAGAGAGCAGATGAACCCAGCgcctacacacactgacccctcaCCAGGGCCAGCCTGCCTGCCCCACCATATGCATCACGCAAAGATCTAGCGTGAAACTCTCTCCACTGTCGCGTGGTTCACTGTGTTATACTTTAATGTGATCTGTTCCTCAGGGGCGAGCAAGTGCTTGCCTCGCTGTAAAAGGAACTGACAAGGCCGTCACGCATGAGGTGACCAGATGTCTGGTTGTGGGGAAGGTTGAGGGAAGAGATGACAGGGGCAGTTAATCTAAAGGAAACATCTGAGAGCTTTGGCGACAGGGGGATTCACAGTTTGCATCATGTACGGTTGAAGCACTAAAGTTAAGTGCCAGCAGGTTCTGAATTAAAATTTGATGTGACAGCGAGGCGAGGGTAAAGTGGAATGAGTACTCAACTTGAGATGGAGAATACCTAATGACTAGAACGGTACCTTTGATATGGAAAGCAGGAGGTTCTTCACGGGCTGAGGCTGCTCGAAGACCTGGATCTCCTCAATGATGTGTGCACCCTTCTCCAGCAGCACTGCTTTGTGGAGGTAGCCCGATTCTGAAAGCAAGCGTTTGAAAGAAATGACTAACACGGTAATGGTGTGCACATGCATACATGTTCTGAGTAATAGTCATATTTAGGCCGATTCCAGTTCAATTGCCAGCCACACCGAGTTAAATACATGTCCAGAACCTGTGAGCAGGAAGAGAACGGTGAAGTCCTTGCCATTGGCGGCCTGAACTCTCTGGGTGACCACATGGCTGTAGCGCTGGTCAGGTGACACCATGGTCAGGCTCCGCCCCACAGGGTGTACGCTGTCGTCCGCGAGGAAGTTCTCTTTGACAAAGCGAAGGGTGTTGTCTGAGGCATTGTGCAGGCCACACTGAGACGAGGGAGAGACAAATGGGATTGAGCCAGGCATCGCTATTGAGAAACATCCAGCTGTGTGCCAATTGGCTGGTGTGGGATTCATCCATAACAATTATGTTAAGGAGTTTGAAGAAAAGAAAAAACTTTGAATAAAGAAGACTCCAAAGTCTTAAAACTCCAATATCACATGTATTATTCCAATACGTGGAAGTCTATTCTGACTGAACATCAAACAAGGCCATGCTTATGATCTAAGGCAGTGGTTTTCAAACTTTTTCAACAGGGACCCCATTTTTTCCACCAGGATTATTGGGAACTCAATTTTCCCCCCCATCCCAAATATAATGACAACTTTCAAATCTGTAAATTTAGATTtttacaacaacaaataaccttcaattaatTGCATCTTCATCTCTTcatcaaaatgaaaagaaaccaataaataaATTTACTCAATAAAATTGTATCTCAAAAAAATTAAGATTCTGGTAGCAGCTAAATTTGTAAAAACTTGAACACCCTTCTGAAATGCActcccatacaataatctgtactctgataaatgttttacatttgaaTACCACTGATGTAAGGCATGGCTGATTTAATCCTCAATCCAATACAACATAGGGAGACAACACAATATGTCAAGGAATCCAAGACAAATCAGAAACTGAACTAACATTTACCTAGGCAAGGTTAAACAAGGCATTCTCCCAGCATTGTTTTGTCTAGAGAAGTTTTTTTAACTTATGTATATTTTCCTTTTATCCAACTTCTTAGAAGAAGTCAAAATTAGCTAACAAGCCAATTTATTTCTGCTAACCATCTGGGGATCTCTGTCATTCGAGACGGGGACACCGCTTACCTCTCCCGGGTTGGCGACCTTCTCCTGAACCCGCATGCTCCACCGAAGCGTGTCCCGATTCAGGACCTTGTAGTTGCCTGCGAAAACCGCTTTGATGTCGCCCAGGCGGAACGCGCACACTGCCGACTGCCCCGAGTTCACCGACCTTGTAGTGCACAAACATCAAAGACACTTGCGGTCACAACCATGCAACAATCTGGTAGCACCTAAATTTGTAAAAACTTGAACACCCTTCTGAAATGCACTCCTTGTTTCAAAACCCTCGACACACATAATTGACAAATGTTTTTCAGGGATTCAAATAAAATTTGGAGTTTAATACTGAACTAGCaaggtacaggtaactgccaaaataaaggaaacaccaacgtaagtgtcttaatagggcgttgggcaaCCACGAGGCAGAACAGCTTCAATCCACATTGGCATAGATGCTACTAGTGGAACTCCattggaactctattggagggatgcaacaccattcttccacaagaaattccatcatttggtgggGTTTTTTTACGGTGGAGGAAAACGCTATACCAGGTGCCGCTCCAGAAAATGTTCCCATCAGTGGCATGCATTCATGAATGCCAAGTGAAGCCACGCTTCCCCCCAAAAAGTattaagaaaaaaaacaaatgtatttcatCTCTCTACGTTTCATAATTTCCTTAAGGctgaatatataaaaaaataacaaaaataaagtggggggggggtccagtttggatttggcgtcactcctatcaaatcgcaTTGAGAGCATACCTCATTGAcaaaaacaacttgaattgttgcatctcattgtgttgttgttctccagtggttatctagctagctaaaattgtccctatCCTAAATCGCcatggatttggacttgtgggtttacttaattctccgtactggccaatgattataatggtgattctgatccaaccattaattaaTACATTGTACCCCTGGCCTGAGAAGATGGAAGTTCAAtacccacacacagagaaagacatctgaaccatggacagccacatcctATTTAGCTTTTGTTGATTGGActgaattgtttttggtatcttttagttgtcactgtattagactgagaggtgatttgatgaagttaaaatgttgaagttgaaatggtgctggaatagtggaggcagctcctgttttctttgtgacttgcggtaactctccacggttctaaatcaatagatgtttagtagtctgaaaatgttggaaacattaacttactcgaccatgctgtaggtcatgtaactgtttgttatatACAATATGCtgtgtggacttcaccagacagaggttgctctccggttttgtgatgaaacgaAGATGTGGTTGAATTTACTTAAGGTGGTTGAATTTACTTAAggtatatgaactaacaggttatagaggaaacacaattatcacaacacataggttgtaatctGGCTttgtgattttacccacgcaccgctactggttCCCAtgagtgttcaattgggttgagatctggtgactgagacctGTACATATCATTAAGACCTGCTAACAAGAAACAGTTGCCATTCCTACGGGAGACTGTCAACAGATGACTTCATCCCATTCACAGCGTATAGAATGTGTAAACTACTGACCACTGAGAGCTGAAGATGCCGAAGAAGAGGGTGTCGTCCACTGGGGCGCCCTCAGGTGGCGGGAGGGTGACGATGTCCTGGATGACGTTGTAGGGCAGCTCGTTGTCAGACTGACACAGGAGCTGGGCTTTGGCGAAGGTGGTCCAGCGTCGCTGCAGGGTACGCTGGCCTCCAACGTCACTCTGGGACAGACAGGAAATGGTTGAATGGATTACCATTAACACGCATTCCGCACACAAGCAGGCATACAACCACACAATCAATGATTTACAAACACACAATAATGCATCTCTTAGAGTCTTACCGTGCAGACTTGGGCGATGCGAGATACAGTGAACTTGTCAATGAAGTCGTACTCCCGGCCCACCTCGCTGAAGAAGAAATAGATCTTCTCTTCGCTGGGGACAAAGTTGGAGCTGATGAAAGTGGGATCTGGAGAAAAAGATTGAACAATTGGCTAGACTAATTGAGAGATAAGTGCGTTTCTGACAGCTGGTTAGGCAAATTAATTAACGAAGGAATCATTGGAAAGTATTCCAGACGTATTGTTTAGGAGGCTTAACCAACACCAAATTACTTATCATTCAACGATTTCCTTAAAAAAAAATCGAGTGCTTTAAAATACCAGTTTGAATACAGAAGTCAAAATGTACATTTCCTTTTAGTTGTGATTTATGTGGAAAAAGTTACTTGTAGGTATTTCTCCCTCTGTCACGTATTGCTAAATATCCAATATATGTAAGAGccttgggggtgtgtgtgtaatacatcatGAGTAGTTTGTTGCAGACACGTACCCTCCAGCCAGCCCAAAGTGTCGTCCAGCTTCAGATCAACATGGCCGCCCTCGCTGAGGTGGCGGGAGATGACCGGTCGGTTTCCCATGTAGTCCGCTACCGTCCCAGTGTACAGCTCTccatctaaacacacacacacacacagtgagcgtCATCCAGTACGAGCCTCTGTGTGACTCAAACATGTGAATCTGAGTAAACATACAGGAGAATGACATAACAGCCAAAGCTGAAAAATTCCAGAGTGCAATACCTCTATTAATGATAGAGTTGTACTGGCTTTGGATGACAACAAGGTCATGGTCAGAGGAAAGAAAAACTGTTGTTGTACAGTCAGTGCATGTAATCATTATGTACTGTACTTGAGATGGCCTTCCACATCAAGACACAATGCCTTAGAAGGTGACGACAGATTCTGTCAAGGCTTGATATTTATTGCGAGGGATACAAGATGTTTGCAATGTTGGAGACAGATTCTGCTGGGGACAGATTCTCACAATCAGTCAAAATTAAAAACGGTAAGTGAAATCACAATCTTGAAAACATAAAATGTTAATTATGGCCATTGGCAGATTTATAGGCCTGATCAGGATGCATATGCAAAACTGCTGCCCACCCTCCTGTAACGTTTGCTAGCAGTCACATGTCGCCCACATAACGATAAAGACATCAGGCCAAGGATTTATTAACAAGAGGATTATCAGCGTGTGCTCTTCCTCGTTCTCACACAATCACAGATTAAAACAGCACCACGTTGTCATGGCAATCTCCACCACCTTCACGCACACTATTCTTAACCCTACAATGAGACGGGACAAATATGACGACATTGAAGAGACCAAGCAGTTCACATGGATCCCTATCCCCCTaggcactcctgtagatctgaaaggattggatTGGTTCAAGCAATATGTTAATTGCTTCATGTTGCCTTCTCATTGGTTGGGTTCATTTTGTTTGCCATATAACTCAGACCTGTCAAACCCTTTCAGATCTCAGGAGTAGACACCAGTATACCATGATATCGTTGGTTCCGTTCAGTGCATTGAAAGCCATTGGGTTGAGTGATTACATTGACTGGAGCTCCGACCACAATGGAACACTTCCTGGAGAATGTGTAAGGCTATGTCGTCATCATTgcccattttacatttacattttagtcatttagcagacgctcttatccagagcgacttacagtagtgaatgcatacatttcataaaaaaaaaaaatcccccccccgtactggtcctccgtgggaatcgaacccacaaccctggcgttgcaaacaccatgctctaccaactgagccacacggaaccAAATTGCCCTTTGCCAATTATATTTCCTTGTTCGTTTGGCTACCCCTTCCAGTTCCCGTGAGTCATCTCTTACCGACGGTGATGGCCGAGTTACGTTGGTAGGGGTCGTAGGGGCAGCGACCTCTGCCCTCCTCTGGCTTTCCGCTGGGGCTCGTCACCAGGGAGAACGTCTCAGAGTTCTGTAAGGAAAAGAGCAGAGCAGGGTCACACCAAAGGTCATGACTCATGAGGAAGCCTACGTTAATCCATGTTTAGTGCAGTTTCATCTAAGACCATAAGAGTTACAGACCTGCTACACTGGACACTTCATTTTCTGCTGAGCATATGCCACAAGTAATACCCTCCCCATAGTCAATTAATCATGCTACAACGGCCGTATGAGCGACGCGTCCTTTTGAAGCGTGACAGTAGGCTTGGAGTCTATTTTCTGCTAATTGAACATCGGCTCATGAGGGTAAATACTTGATTAAGTGGCTTGAGCTGCCAGTGTAGCTGCTAAAAACCTATAAGTGTTAGGCTACTAGAGATCGTAACCTCTCCTGTACAACCTGGCTGAAATGTAAAAATGACTACTAAAGAAACACATGGTTCTTTGACGCTAAAGGACGCTTAATTCTAGCTAAGTATATAAAGGAGCAACCGAATTGTCTTTATCTATACCATAGACGGAGATAGATACAAGTGTAGCCCAGTCTTGGGAATCATTATATGTGAGGGATGTCCTGTCTGAGTAGCCTGGCTAGCGTTGGCTATGTGAGTGTAGTAGAGCAAAGCTGCCGGCATCAACATGACCCGAGTTAACAAGCTGGACTGGTGGTCACGCGAGGATCCAGTCTCTTAAACATAGACACCAGTATACCATGACGTGCATGATATCGTTCACCACACAGAAATGCACACACAGTCTCAGCCCCTGGGCATCACACTCAGGGGGCGAGCCAGCAGAGTATGTAAACATTGCTGGGGCTGGTTGTTGAGCTCAGTACTGCACATATATAACTGGATTAAGAAATTAATCAACCTCGTGTGAAGCACCGGCACGCGCGTTTCTGAGCAAATAAATGACCTACAGCCGTGATGTGCTTGGCACTAATGTCGTTGACATTGAATATCTAATATGGGTTTACTGTACAGCCCATGACCAAGCACCATTACCCTCTGAAGAGAGTTGGAGAAGATACTCAGTGGgtgggagagaggaagtgatagacgGAACAAACAAAATGAATAGAAGGAGGGTGAGGAAGGCAGTGACGGAAGGAGAAAACAAATAGGGATAAAAACAACCAATAAAATAAGTCTGACACAGTGATAAATGCAAGATTGTGCGGGATGAATACTAAAACCTGTTGAGTTCTTGTTTTCCTCACTACTTGCCCTTGACTACACTGCTTGGATAACACTGAATCATACATTCGGTGACGATAAAGCTTGTTTTTATTTGAATATGGAGTATGAGAAAAGTATTTTAAGAAGATAATCTATGTAGGTGTGGgttacaatatactgtactaaTGTATGTCACACCAGTAAAACAGAGTAAAGGAAACATGGAGGAGAAAATAGTATCTTACGATGTAGGTGCAGCGTGGGCTGAAGGTGAAGGTTCCACAGGCGTACATGTGCGTGGAGTTGAGGAACTGCAGCACCCGGATGAAGTTGGGACAGTCCGTCTGAAGGGGGGGACCGAAAGAAGGGACAAGATAGAGACGGAtaactttttctttttttttaaacagtgcaAATAACTAGGTACAGTTCCTAGAAATGTGAgtgcagggagagatggagaaaaccaAGACAGGTTAATGTTGTAAAACGGTTTCCTAATCCTGGTCCTTAAGGCACACTGTGTGCTACTGCCTGTCACTCCAGTCTACAGAATACTCTTGTTCTAGGAATTGTAGAATTTAAACTTTGGCCAAAGTTTGATAGGTGGTAGCCAAgccaaataaataaacacaatgaACATCCAGAACCGGGTGACCCTGCAACAAAGCTCGTGTCAGCCTGCCTAAAGATAacagggaagggggagggagcaCCGTTAGCCCTGGTAACCCTAATCCGATTACTTAGTTTAATGGAGCCACATGTGGAGGCTTACTTCATGGAGGACCTACATTACAATAAGCCATGGCAGTTCCTTGTTTCTGACCCAACAACGTTCATTCTAATGAAGGCCATTGGCAGCCGAAACGTCATGCTTTTAACTTGAATTAGATCAATTGTGAAGTTCTTATTGCGAGAATTGCGCATAttctcccccaccacacacacactcagaccagcTTGCTTCGCATCATTTCTTTATCCCTCTAAG from the Salmo trutta chromosome 36, fSalTru1.1, whole genome shotgun sequence genome contains:
- the LOC115175825 gene encoding semaphorin-4A-like isoform X1; its protein translation is MEHQGLLSIIVVILWVMAVCVARLTPRVSFPMGTPGRCLSRFDSSDVGNTTTLLLSDDGDTLFVGARNAVLSLDVSQEDAIVMRSKLDWSPSEKDLDECSMKGKKKTDCPNFIRVLQFLNSTHMYACGTFTFSPRCTYINSETFSLVTSPSGKPEEGRGRCPYDPYQRNSAITVDGELYTGTVADYMGNRPVISRHLSEGGHVDLKLDDTLGWLEDPTFISSNFVPSEEKIYFFFSEVGREYDFIDKFTVSRIAQVCTSDVGGQRTLQRRWTTFAKAQLLCQSDNELPYNVIQDIVTLPPPEGAPVDDTLFFGIFSSQWSVNSGQSAVCAFRLGDIKAVFAGNYKVLNRDTLRWSMRVQEKVANPGECGLHNASDNTLRFVKENFLADDSVHPVGRSLTMVSPDQRYSHVVTQRVQAANGKDFTVLFLLTESGYLHKAVLLEKGAHIIEEIQVFEQPQPVKNLLLSISKGVVFVGSSEGVVRVPASNCSYYWSCAECVLSRDPFCGWDPSVKVCTHANSIQDNVGQDVEGGNVQEACASPMPKFRFGLNKGKADSFPVGELVSVSLNEVVRLQCPEASSLAHRHWERPNSRLSPDLYLQLEDGSLHFLATPATLGHYLCLSTENGFQQNLAIYQVKQKSSPTPQAAAPGMMTTRPQSPALPPTTQAGSGGWLTPHLTGPKQTKPEPTAPARETPVTTRRTSRNFTFWVAQSGETETEAEWQGGEKLLLGQTYLKELVVVSVLLACCVSVLLTMALYSVRQRCRSRTAPQTNTPGRDSERGGPQEREALRGGQSPCSNGMRNGQMAHNGQANGVVCNGTPRGSNGHLPNTPI
- the LOC115175825 gene encoding semaphorin-4A-like isoform X2 yields the protein MEHQGLLSIIVVILWVMAVCVARLTPRVSFPMGTPGRCLSRFDSSDVGNTTTLLLSDDGDTLFVGARNAVLSLDVSQEDAIVMRSKLDWSPSEKDLDECSMKGKKKTDCPNFIRVLQFLNSTHMYACGTFTFSPRCTYINSETFSLVTSPSGKPEEGRGRCPYDPYQRNSAITVDGELYTGTVADYMGNRPVISRHLSEGGHVDLKLDDTLGWLEDPTFISSNFVPSEEKIYFFFSEVGREYDFIDKFTVSRIAQVCTSDVGGQRTLQRRWTTFAKAQLLCQSDNELPYNVIQDIVTLPPPEGAPVDDTLFFGIFSSQWSVNSGQSAVCAFRLGDIKAVFAGNYKVLNRDTLRWSMRVQEKVANPGECGLHNASDNTLRFVKENFLADDSVHPVGRSLTMVSPDQRYSHVVTQRVQAANGKDFTVLFLLTESGYLHKAVLLEKGAHIIEEIQVFEQPQPVKNLLLSISKGVVFVGSSEGVVRVPASNCSYYWSCAECVLSRDPFCGWDPSVKVCTHANSIQDNVGQDVEGGNVQEACASPMPKFRFGLNKGKAGELVSVSLNEVVRLQCPEASSLAHRHWERPNSRLSPDLYLQLEDGSLHFLATPATLGHYLCLSTENGFQQNLAIYQVKQKSSPTPQAAAPGMMTTRPQSPALPPTTQAGSGGWLTPHLTGPKQTKPEPTAPARETPVTTRRTSRNFTFWVAQSGETETEAEWQGGEKLLLGQTYLKELVVVSVLLACCVSVLLTMALYSVRQRCRSRTAPQTNTPGRDSERGGPQEREALRGGQSPCSNGMRNGQMAHNGQANGVVCNGTPRGSNGHLPNTPI
- the LOC115175825 gene encoding semaphorin-4B-like isoform X3, whose protein sequence is MYACGTFTFSPRCTYINSETFSLVTSPSGKPEEGRGRCPYDPYQRNSAITVDGELYTGTVADYMGNRPVISRHLSEGGHVDLKLDDTLGWLEDPTFISSNFVPSEEKIYFFFSEVGREYDFIDKFTVSRIAQVCTSDVGGQRTLQRRWTTFAKAQLLCQSDNELPYNVIQDIVTLPPPEGAPVDDTLFFGIFSSQWSVNSGQSAVCAFRLGDIKAVFAGNYKVLNRDTLRWSMRVQEKVANPGECGLHNASDNTLRFVKENFLADDSVHPVGRSLTMVSPDQRYSHVVTQRVQAANGKDFTVLFLLTESGYLHKAVLLEKGAHIIEEIQVFEQPQPVKNLLLSISKGVVFVGSSEGVVRVPASNCSYYWSCAECVLSRDPFCGWDPSVKVCTHANSIQDNVGQDVEGGNVQEACASPMPKFRFGLNKGKADSFPVGELVSVSLNEVVRLQCPEASSLAHRHWERPNSRLSPDLYLQLEDGSLHFLATPATLGHYLCLSTENGFQQNLAIYQVKQKSSPTPQAAAPGMMTTRPQSPALPPTTQAGSGGWLTPHLTGPKQTKPEPTAPARETPVTTRRTSRNFTFWVAQSGETETEAEWQGGEKLLLGQTYLKELVVVSVLLACCVSVLLTMALYSVRQRCRSRTAPQTNTPGRDSERGGPQEREALRGGQSPCSNGMRNGQMAHNGQANGVVCNGTPRGSNGHLPNTPI